The following proteins are encoded in a genomic region of Streptococcus constellatus subsp. constellatus:
- the pyrR gene encoding bifunctional pyr operon transcriptional regulator/uracil phosphoribosyltransferase PyrR: MKTKEVVDGLTMKRAITRITYEIIERNKELDKIVLIGIKTRGVYIAQRIQERLAQLEKVNVPIGELDTKPFRDDFKVEEDTTHVPVDITDHEVILVDDVLYTGRTIRAAIDNLVSLGRPSRVSLAVLVDRGHRELPIRADYVGKNIPTSRTEEIIVEMIEQDGQDRVLIAEGL, translated from the coding sequence ATGAAAACGAAAGAAGTTGTTGATGGTTTGACAATGAAACGTGCTATTACACGCATTACTTATGAAATCATCGAACGCAACAAAGAGCTAGACAAGATTGTCTTGATTGGTATTAAGACCAGGGGGGTTTACATTGCCCAACGGATTCAGGAACGGTTGGCACAGCTTGAAAAGGTCAATGTACCTATCGGTGAGTTGGATACTAAACCATTCCGTGATGACTTTAAGGTGGAAGAAGATACGACACACGTTCCGGTTGATATTACAGATCATGAAGTTATCTTGGTGGATGATGTGCTCTATACAGGACGCACCATTCGTGCCGCTATTGATAATTTAGTTAGTTTGGGACGTCCGTCACGTGTTAGCCTGGCTGTTTTAGTAGACCGCGGACACCGTGAATTGCCGATTCGAGCAGATTATGTGGGCAAAAACATTCCAACTAGTCGAACAGAAGAAATTATTGTGGAAATGATAGAACAGGATGGTCAAGACCGTGTCTTGATTGCGGAGGGGTTATAA
- the whiA gene encoding DNA-binding protein WhiA: MSFTIKVKEELLGLGRQDKTELSAIIKMSGSLGIANQGLTLSVTTENAKIARHIYELLAAFYHVKSDIRHHQKTNLRKNRVYTVFLNESVEQILADLHLADSFFGIEAGIDQAILSDDEASRAYLRGAFLSSGSMRDPESGKYQLEILSVYSDHAEGLATLMRKFLLDAKIIERKKGAVTYLQRAEDIMDFLIVTGAMKAMTEFESVKLLREARNDLNRTNNAETANIARTVTASMKTIHNIGKIIDTVGLESLPVDLQEVAYLRVNHPDYSIQQLADSLSKPLTKSGVNHRLRKINKIANEL, encoded by the coding sequence ATGAGTTTTACTATTAAAGTGAAAGAAGAATTGCTTGGTCTAGGTAGGCAAGACAAAACGGAATTATCTGCAATTATTAAAATGTCAGGGAGCTTAGGAATTGCTAATCAAGGTTTGACATTATCCGTTACAACAGAGAATGCAAAAATTGCTCGCCATATTTATGAATTATTGGCAGCTTTTTATCACGTTAAGTCTGATATTCGCCATCATCAAAAAACAAATCTTCGGAAAAATCGTGTTTACACTGTTTTTTTAAATGAAAGTGTGGAACAAATTTTAGCTGATTTGCACTTGGCAGACTCTTTTTTTGGAATTGAAGCAGGTATTGATCAAGCTATTTTATCAGATGATGAAGCTAGCCGAGCTTATTTGCGTGGGGCTTTTCTGTCAAGTGGCAGTATGCGCGATCCAGAGTCAGGAAAATATCAGTTGGAAATCTTGTCGGTTTATTCTGATCATGCCGAAGGGTTAGCAACCTTAATGCGAAAATTTTTGTTGGATGCAAAAATAATTGAGCGTAAAAAAGGAGCGGTGACCTATCTGCAACGAGCTGAAGATATTATGGACTTTTTGATTGTGACTGGTGCTATGAAAGCAATGACTGAATTTGAGTCGGTCAAACTTTTGCGAGAAGCTAGAAATGACCTGAATCGGACAAACAATGCAGAAACGGCTAATATCGCTCGAACAGTGACGGCTAGTATGAAGACCATTCACAATATTGGCAAGATTATTGATACAGTTGGTTTAGAAAGTTTGCCTGTTGATTTACAGGAAGTCGCTTATCTGCGTGTCAACCACCCCGATTATTCTATTCAGCAATTGGCAGATAGCCTTAGTAAGCCTCTGACGAAAAGTGGTGTCAATCATCGTTTGAGAAAAATCAATAAAATTGCAAATGAATTGTAG
- a CDS encoding YvcK family protein — protein MRKPKIAVIGGGTGISVILDSLRKKDVDIAAIVTVADDGGSSGELRKNIQQLTPPGDLRNVLVALSDMPRFYEKVFQYRFAEEDGALAGHPLGNLIIAGISEMQGSTYNAMQLLTKFFHTTGKIYPSCDTPLTLHAVFTDGSEVAGESHLAEHQGMIERVYVTNTYNAQKPTASRKVVQTILESDMVVLGPGSLFTSILPNMVIEEIGQALLETQAEIAYVCNIMTQRGETEHFTDSDHVAVLHRHLGKAFIDTVLVNIEQVPQEYMNSNKFDEYLVQVEHDFQGLKKQVPRVISSNFLRLENGGAFHDGKSVVDELMKIIQVRK, from the coding sequence ATGAGAAAACCTAAAATTGCTGTTATCGGTGGTGGTACAGGAATTTCTGTGATTTTAGACAGTTTGCGTAAGAAAGATGTAGATATTGCAGCCATTGTAACAGTCGCTGATGACGGAGGAAGTTCAGGTGAATTACGGAAAAACATTCAGCAATTAACACCACCAGGTGATTTACGAAATGTTTTGGTGGCTTTGTCGGATATGCCTCGTTTTTATGAAAAAGTCTTTCAATATCGCTTTGCAGAAGAAGACGGTGCTTTAGCTGGACATCCTCTGGGAAACTTGATTATTGCCGGAATTTCAGAAATGCAGGGTTCTACTTATAATGCTATGCAGCTGTTGACCAAGTTTTTCCACACAACTGGCAAGATTTATCCGTCTTGTGATACACCTTTAACGCTTCATGCTGTGTTTACTGATGGAAGTGAGGTGGCTGGAGAAAGTCATTTGGCAGAACACCAAGGTATGATTGAACGAGTTTATGTCACCAACACCTATAATGCTCAAAAACCAACTGCTAGTCGCAAAGTGGTGCAGACAATTTTAGAAAGTGATATGGTAGTTTTAGGACCGGGATCATTGTTTACCTCTATCTTACCCAATATGGTGATAGAAGAAATTGGGCAAGCGCTCTTGGAAACCCAAGCAGAGATTGCTTATGTTTGTAATATTATGACGCAGCGTGGTGAAACCGAGCATTTCACAGATAGTGACCACGTGGCTGTTTTGCATCGTCATCTTGGGAAAGCATTTATTGACACGGTTTTAGTGAACATTGAGCAAGTTCCTCAAGAATATATGAATTCTAATAAATTTGATGAATATTTAGTGCAAGTTGAACATGATTTTCAAGGCCTGAAAAAACAAGTTCCTCGTGTCATTTCGTCTAATTTTCTTCGCTTGGAAAATGGCGGAGCCTTTCATGACGGTAAGTCTGTGGTAGATGAACTGATGAAGATCATACAGGTGCGTAAATGA
- the rapZ gene encoding RNase adapter RapZ — MSDKKIHLVIVTGMSGAGKTVAIQSFEDLGYFTIDNMPPTLVPKFLQLVETTQDNDKIAMVVDMRSRSFFSEIQQVLDEIENNDGLDFKILFLDAADTELVARYKETRRSHPLAADGRILDGIKLERELLAPLKNMSQNVVDTTDLTPRALRKTISEHFSDSTKLQSFRVEVVSFGFKYGIPLDADLVFDVRFLPNPYYQPELRNQTGLDKAVYDYVMNHTESEEFYQHLVALIKPILPGYKKEGKSVLTIAVGCTGGQHRSVAFAQRLADDLANDWTVHSSHRDKDRRKETVNRS, encoded by the coding sequence ATGTCAGATAAAAAAATTCATTTAGTAATTGTGACAGGAATGAGTGGGGCAGGAAAGACTGTAGCCATCCAGTCTTTTGAAGATTTGGGCTATTTTACGATTGATAATATGCCTCCTACGCTGGTTCCTAAATTTTTGCAGTTGGTTGAAACAACGCAAGACAATGACAAAATTGCCATGGTTGTGGATATGCGCAGTCGTTCTTTCTTTTCAGAAATTCAACAAGTTTTAGATGAAATTGAAAATAACGATGGACTTGATTTTAAAATTTTATTTCTAGATGCAGCAGACACAGAATTGGTCGCTCGTTACAAGGAAACACGACGTAGCCATCCTTTAGCGGCAGATGGGCGTATTTTAGACGGGATAAAATTAGAGCGGGAATTACTTGCACCATTAAAAAACATGAGCCAAAATGTGGTAGATACGACTGACTTAACACCACGTGCATTACGTAAAACAATTTCTGAGCATTTCTCGGACTCAACAAAACTCCAATCATTTCGCGTTGAAGTGGTAAGTTTCGGCTTTAAATACGGTATCCCGTTAGACGCGGATCTTGTTTTTGATGTGCGTTTTTTACCAAATCCTTATTACCAACCAGAACTCCGCAATCAAACAGGGCTTGATAAAGCAGTTTATGATTATGTCATGAATCATACGGAGTCAGAAGAATTTTATCAACATTTAGTGGCACTTATCAAGCCTATTTTGCCGGGTTACAAAAAAGAAGGAAAGTCTGTTTTGACAATTGCTGTCGGTTGTACAGGTGGTCAACACAGAAGTGTCGCTTTTGCCCAACGTTTAGCCGATGATTTGGCTAATGATTGGACTGTTCATTCGTCTCATCGAGATAAAGACCGTAGAAAGGAAACGGTAAACCGTTCATGA
- the ndk gene encoding nucleoside-diphosphate kinase: protein MEQTFFIIKPDGVKRGLVGEVLKRVERRGYKIERLEMRTNVPNHIIDQHYEALLTKEFYPAIREYMTSGPLIIGILSGNQVISGWRHMMGATRPEEALPGTIRGDFAQAAENGATIQNVVHGSDSEASAKREIALWFDEE from the coding sequence ATGGAACAAACATTTTTTATTATAAAACCAGACGGTGTAAAACGTGGCTTGGTTGGAGAAGTACTGAAGCGCGTGGAACGACGTGGTTATAAAATTGAACGATTAGAAATGAGAACGAATGTTCCAAACCATATAATTGATCAGCATTATGAAGCTCTATTAACAAAAGAGTTTTACCCCGCAATTCGTGAGTATATGACAAGTGGGCCTTTGATTATTGGTATTTTATCAGGAAATCAAGTGATTTCAGGTTGGCGTCACATGATGGGTGCTACTCGTCCAGAAGAAGCTCTACCAGGGACGATTCGTGGGGATTTTGCGCAAGCAGCTGAGAATGGTGCAACGATTCAAAATGTTGTCCATGGTTCAGATTCTGAAGCATCAGCCAAACGAGAAATTGCCCTTTGGTTCGATGAAGAATGA
- a CDS encoding CPBP family intramembrane glutamic endopeptidase, translating to MQTNQQVRKDIGLFSALCLLYVAVMAMISLIYQTIVTLFQAIRYPGNLERIQKATESFMSRDGSYYLIAVCAGVFIFWLYRDGKLFKSDLQTQKRAMTSKTFGIVLSFLLLGQLGFVLFNQIFETIFNLFGFTMLKAVESASAGSDSVSMFLYASFFGPVSEELIFRGAGLRTFEKYGKIFAILMSSLLFGLFHGNLPQFVFATFVGMIFSYVTLEYSIFWAMIFHIFNNLVIGEGLTYLYSFLPDDVGGALYLFILLIGASIAVIFLFKNKTDIKRYVRRNRAYPGTYRQAFRSVWFWLFVFFMCLTSLTLIRHL from the coding sequence ATGCAAACAAATCAGCAAGTAAGAAAAGATATTGGTTTATTCTCTGCTTTATGTCTACTATATGTGGCCGTAATGGCAATGATTAGTCTGATTTATCAAACGATTGTAACCTTATTTCAAGCGATTCGTTATCCCGGAAATCTTGAGAGAATCCAAAAAGCAACGGAAAGTTTTATGTCACGCGATGGCAGCTATTATCTAATTGCTGTTTGTGCAGGAGTATTTATCTTTTGGCTGTATCGGGATGGAAAATTATTTAAGTCTGATTTACAAACACAGAAAAGAGCCATGACTTCAAAAACGTTTGGGATAGTCTTATCTTTCTTGCTTCTAGGTCAATTAGGTTTTGTACTGTTTAATCAGATTTTTGAAACAATCTTTAATTTATTTGGTTTTACTATGCTTAAAGCTGTCGAATCAGCTTCGGCAGGTTCAGATAGTGTTTCTATGTTTTTGTATGCAAGCTTTTTTGGACCTGTTTCAGAAGAATTGATTTTCCGTGGGGCAGGTTTAAGAACGTTTGAAAAATATGGAAAAATCTTTGCAATTCTGATGTCTTCACTCTTATTTGGTTTGTTTCATGGTAATCTCCCGCAGTTCGTTTTTGCAACTTTTGTTGGAATGATCTTCTCTTATGTGACCTTGGAGTATTCTATTTTCTGGGCAATGATTTTTCATATTTTTAACAATTTAGTTATCGGAGAAGGATTAACTTATCTCTATTCTTTTTTGCCAGACGATGTAGGAGGTGCCTTGTATTTGTTTATCCTGCTAATTGGTGCAAGCATCGCAGTCATTTTCCTATTTAAAAATAAAACAGATATAAAAAGGTATGTACGGAGAAATCGTGCATATCCAGGAACATATCGGCAAGCTTTCCGCTCGGTCTGGTTTTGGCTCTTCGTATTTTTTATGTGTCTAACGTCGTTGACATTGATAAGGCATTTATAA
- a CDS encoding TIGR01906 family membrane protein yields MRTKLIFWLSMLCLLAATILLTIYLTWLFYPLEISWLHLENKVYLKSTTIQYNFNILMNYLTNPFQQKLSMPDFHSSAAGLHHFQTVKYLFHLVQIVFLATLPIVYLFVKHIIKKGYLSVFSKAVLSIVCLPIIVGAIAFEIGFDAFFTLFHKILFVGDNTWLFDPVKDPVIWILPEEFFRHTFLLFFAFYEGFALLLYSWSKKSYLKKKGN; encoded by the coding sequence ATGCGCACTAAACTGATCTTTTGGTTGAGCATGCTCTGTCTTTTAGCAGCTACGATTTTATTGACGATTTATCTCACTTGGTTGTTTTATCCTTTGGAAATTTCTTGGTTACACTTAGAAAATAAAGTTTATCTCAAATCTACAACGATTCAGTACAATTTTAATATTTTGATGAATTACCTAACCAATCCATTCCAGCAAAAACTCTCAATGCCCGATTTTCACTCATCAGCAGCAGGATTGCATCATTTCCAAACTGTGAAATATCTTTTTCATCTGGTTCAGATTGTTTTCCTAGCAACCTTACCAATAGTTTATTTGTTTGTAAAACATATAATTAAAAAAGGTTATTTATCTGTTTTTTCAAAGGCCGTTTTGAGTATTGTTTGCCTGCCAATTATTGTTGGAGCTATCGCATTTGAGATCGGATTTGATGCGTTTTTTACTCTCTTTCATAAGATTTTATTTGTCGGAGACAATACTTGGCTCTTTGATCCTGTGAAAGATCCAGTGATTTGGATTTTACCGGAAGAATTTTTCCGCCATACTTTTCTATTATTTTTTGCCTTTTATGAAGGATTCGCATTATTACTCTATAGCTGGAGTAAAAAAAGTTATTTGAAAAAGAAAGGAAACTGA
- a CDS encoding TIGR01457 family HAD-type hydrolase → MTYKGYLIDLDGTIYKGKERIPAGEAFVHELQRRNIPYLFVTNNTTRTPETVQAMLAEQFNVKTPIETIYTATLATIDYLNDKNIGKKVYVIGEAGLKNAISEAGYIEDTDNPDYVVVGLDWEVDYEKLSIATLAIQKGAHFVGTNPDLNIPTERGLMPGAGSIITLIEAATRVKPVYIDKPNAIIMEKAVERLGLPHKEVIMVGDNYLTDIRAGIDNGIPTLLVTTGFTRPEEVADLPIQPDYVLSSLAEWDFDAH, encoded by the coding sequence GTGACTTATAAAGGCTATTTAATTGATTTAGACGGAACAATTTATAAAGGAAAAGAACGTATTCCTGCGGGTGAAGCTTTTGTACATGAGTTGCAACGGCGCAACATTCCATATTTATTTGTGACGAATAATACAACACGTACACCTGAGACTGTTCAGGCTATGTTGGCGGAACAATTCAATGTTAAAACACCTATTGAAACGATTTATACAGCAACTTTGGCAACGATTGATTATTTAAATGATAAAAATATAGGAAAGAAAGTCTATGTTATCGGCGAGGCTGGACTTAAAAATGCTATTTCAGAAGCTGGTTATATCGAAGACACCGACAATCCGGATTATGTAGTTGTTGGTTTGGATTGGGAAGTAGATTATGAAAAATTATCGATTGCTACTTTAGCTATCCAAAAGGGAGCCCATTTTGTAGGAACCAACCCTGACCTTAATATTCCGACAGAGCGTGGTCTCATGCCTGGCGCGGGCTCAATTATCACTTTAATTGAAGCAGCAACTCGCGTAAAACCTGTTTATATAGATAAGCCGAATGCTATTATTATGGAAAAAGCTGTTGAACGTCTTGGATTGCCACATAAAGAAGTGATAATGGTTGGGGATAACTATCTTACGGATATTCGAGCTGGGATTGATAACGGTATTCCTACACTTTTGGTGACAACTGGTTTTACTCGTCCAGAAGAGGTAGCAGACTTACCAATCCAACCAGATTATGTACTTTCTAGCTTAGCGGAGTGGGATTTTGATGCGCACTAA
- a CDS encoding NUDIX hydrolase N-terminal domain-containing protein codes for MTEDSKWLEWATRLQTLAQNGLAYSKDEFDIERFQEIRQIAAEMLVTPSGMPLEKVKDLFCNETGYQTPKLDTRAAIFKDNTILLVQEKNGLWALPGGWCDVDQSVKDNTIKEVREEAGLEVQADKLIAVLDKHKNNPGNSTSVHHIIKIFVLCTSLGGEFRANAETIACGYFALDALPALSESKTTTQQIAMCFEAQASNNWETRFD; via the coding sequence ATGACAGAAGATAGTAAATGGTTAGAATGGGCAACTCGTCTGCAAACTTTAGCACAAAATGGATTAGCCTATAGCAAGGATGAATTTGATATTGAGCGATTTCAGGAGATTCGTCAGATTGCAGCTGAAATGCTAGTCACTCCTTCTGGTATGCCACTTGAAAAAGTAAAAGATCTGTTTTGTAATGAAACGGGCTATCAAACACCGAAATTGGATACACGGGCAGCAATTTTTAAAGACAATACGATTTTGCTCGTTCAAGAAAAAAATGGACTATGGGCTTTGCCGGGCGGATGGTGTGATGTGGATCAGTCTGTAAAGGACAATACAATAAAAGAAGTAAGAGAAGAGGCAGGTTTAGAAGTTCAGGCAGACAAACTGATTGCTGTTTTAGATAAACATAAAAATAATCCAGGAAACTCTACCTCAGTACATCACATTATCAAAATATTTGTTTTGTGTACGAGCTTAGGTGGGGAGTTTAGAGCAAATGCTGAGACGATAGCCTGTGGTTATTTTGCTTTAGATGCGTTGCCAGCATTATCTGAATCTAAAACGACTACTCAACAAATTGCAATGTGTTTTGAGGCGCAGGCATCCAATAACTGGGAAACTCGATTTGATTAA
- a CDS encoding acyl-[acyl-carrier-protein] thioesterase, with amino-acid sequence MGLTYQMKMKIPFDMADMNGHIKLPDVILLSLQVSGLQSIDLGISDKAMLEKYNLVWIITDYDIDVVRLPKFGEEMTIETEALSYNRLFCYRRFTIYDEAGNAIINMLATFVLMDRDSRKVHAVEPKIVAPYEAEFSKKLIRGPKYPDLKEPISKDYHVRFYDLDMNGHVNNSKYLDWIFEVMGADFLMKHIPRKIHLKYVKEVRPGGQITSSYDLEGLESNHQISSDGDINAQASIIWRSCDDRR; translated from the coding sequence ATGGGTTTAACTTATCAAATGAAAATGAAAATTCCTTTTGATATGGCAGATATGAACGGTCATATCAAACTACCTGATGTCATTTTGCTATCCTTACAGGTATCAGGGCTGCAGTCCATTGATTTGGGGATTAGTGATAAAGCTATGCTGGAAAAATATAATCTAGTCTGGATTATCACGGATTATGATATTGATGTAGTACGGCTGCCTAAATTTGGGGAAGAAATGACGATTGAAACAGAAGCTTTGTCATATAATCGTTTATTCTGTTATCGTCGGTTTACTATTTATGATGAAGCGGGAAATGCTATTATTAATATGTTGGCTACTTTTGTCCTTATGGATAGAGATAGTAGAAAAGTGCATGCAGTAGAGCCAAAGATTGTTGCACCTTATGAAGCAGAGTTTTCTAAAAAATTGATTCGTGGACCGAAGTATCCAGATTTGAAAGAACCAATTAGCAAAGATTACCATGTCCGTTTTTACGATTTAGATATGAACGGCCATGTTAATAACAGTAAGTATTTGGACTGGATTTTTGAGGTTATGGGTGCAGATTTTCTCATGAAACATATTCCTAGAAAAATTCATCTTAAGTATGTCAAGGAGGTACGACCTGGCGGACAAATTACCTCTAGCTATGATTTGGAGGGCTTGGAGAGTAATCATCAGATTTCTAGCGATGGTGATATCAATGCCCAGGCAAGTATAATATGGAGAAGTTGTGATGACAGAAGATAG
- the hemW gene encoding radical SAM family heme chaperone HemW, with protein MYTKPTSAYVHIPFCTQICYYCDFSKVFIKNQPVDAYLEHLLQEYTSYNIKHLQTLYIGGGTPTALSAKQLEFLLAELTKKLDLSLLEELTIEANPGDLDPDKIAVLKVSPVNRVSLGVQTFDDRMLKQIGRSHLEKDIYENIANLKLAGFDNISIDLIYALPKQTMDNVRENVAKAIALDIPHMSLYSLILENHTVFMNRMRRGKLPLPKEDLEAEMFEYIIEELEKVGFEHYEISNFSKPGFESRHNLMYWDNAEYFGIGAGASGYVNGVRYKNHGPIRHYLEAVEKGNARVSEEHLSKQEMMEEEMFLGLRKKSGISKQRFEEKFGVSFDRQYGHVVTELTEQGLLVPDRDIVRMTKKGLFLGDTVAEKFILE; from the coding sequence ATGTATACCAAACCAACTTCTGCCTATGTACACATTCCATTTTGTACTCAAATTTGTTATTATTGTGACTTTTCTAAGGTTTTTATCAAAAATCAGCCAGTTGACGCCTACTTAGAGCACTTGCTTCAAGAATATACTTCTTATAATATAAAGCATTTACAGACACTTTATATCGGCGGTGGGACACCGACAGCTCTTTCAGCGAAGCAGCTGGAGTTTTTGTTAGCAGAGCTGACGAAAAAGCTGGATTTGTCATTGTTAGAAGAACTGACTATTGAAGCCAATCCAGGGGATTTGGATCCGGATAAGATTGCTGTTTTAAAGGTTTCACCTGTGAATAGGGTATCTTTAGGTGTTCAGACTTTTGACGATCGCATGCTCAAGCAAATTGGTCGCAGTCATTTAGAAAAAGATATCTATGAAAACATCGCCAATCTGAAGCTGGCTGGATTTGACAATATCTCGATTGATCTGATCTATGCGCTGCCCAAGCAAACTATGGATAATGTACGAGAAAATGTAGCCAAAGCTATTGCGCTAGATATTCCTCACATGAGTCTTTACAGCTTAATTTTAGAAAATCACACGGTTTTTATGAATCGGATGCGACGTGGAAAACTCCCTCTGCCTAAAGAAGATTTGGAAGCAGAGATGTTTGAATACATCATTGAGGAGTTAGAAAAAGTTGGTTTTGAGCATTATGAGATTTCCAATTTTTCTAAACCAGGTTTTGAGAGTCGACATAATCTTATGTACTGGGACAATGCGGAATATTTTGGTATCGGAGCTGGGGCTTCTGGCTATGTCAATGGGGTTCGCTACAAGAATCATGGTCCTATCCGTCATTACTTAGAGGCGGTCGAAAAAGGTAATGCCCGTGTGAGTGAGGAACATCTTAGCAAGCAAGAGATGATGGAAGAAGAAATGTTTTTGGGATTGCGCAAGAAGTCGGGTATTTCTAAACAACGCTTTGAGGAAAAATTTGGTGTTTCTTTTGATCGGCAGTACGGTCATGTTGTAACAGAACTGACAGAGCAAGGGCTCTTAGTACCTGACAGGGACATTGTCCGTATGACCAAAAAAGGTCTTTTTTTGGGCGATACAGTCGCAGAGAAATTTATATTGGAGTAA
- a CDS encoding DUF1697 domain-containing protein: protein MRYALLLRGINVGGKNKVVMADLKKDLAGLGFENPVSYINSGNLFFDSEEQEERIREILSAYFSRSYDFPLPFVLVSSAMLQKETANLPAWWQDETAFRRDVLFYLPETDRESVQELAGSWANDKEQLHFGQTAFFYSNADQANYLKSNYHKKLLKSNFYKQLTIRNGKTFQKIVELVGTIQK from the coding sequence ATGCGTTATGCACTTTTACTCCGCGGCATCAATGTCGGCGGTAAAAACAAGGTCGTTATGGCTGATTTGAAGAAAGATTTGGCTGGGTTGGGCTTTGAAAATCCAGTTTCCTACATCAACAGCGGCAATCTTTTCTTTGATAGCGAGGAGCAGGAGGAGAGGATTCGGGAGATCTTGTCGGCTTATTTCAGTCGGTCTTACGATTTTCCCCTGCCTTTTGTCCTTGTCAGCTCTGCCATGCTTCAAAAAGAAACAGCCAATCTTCCTGCTTGGTGGCAGGATGAAACAGCCTTTCGGCGAGATGTTCTCTTTTATTTGCCGGAGACAGACAGGGAGAGTGTTCAAGAGCTGGCAGGCAGTTGGGCAAATGACAAGGAGCAGCTGCATTTTGGGCAGACGGCTTTCTTTTATAGTAATGCTGACCAAGCGAACTATCTCAAGTCCAACTATCATAAAAAACTGCTCAAATCCAATTTTTACAAGCAACTAACCATCCGAAACGGCAAGACTTTCCAGAAGATAGTGGAGTTGGTAGGTACAATTCAAAAATGA
- a CDS encoding GNAT family N-acetyltransferase: MDITIKAMETAEEIEGKSRVHWQTWREAYDEILPAEFQEQMTLDKCRFYSQKYPGNTLIALNDAKVVGFVSYGDFRDSATIAGEIFALYVLKDYYGKGVGRQLIQAAFAALDGYQEILLWVLEDNKRAIAFYEKMGFVFDGEEKSVDLGKAVKEKRMIYLRNSKS, from the coding sequence ATGGACATCACTATCAAAGCAATGGAAACAGCTGAGGAGATAGAAGGGAAGTCCAGAGTTCATTGGCAGACATGGCGTGAAGCTTATGATGAGATTTTACCTGCGGAATTTCAAGAGCAGATGACTTTAGATAAGTGCCGATTTTATAGTCAAAAGTATCCCGGAAATACCTTGATTGCCTTGAATGATGCTAAAGTGGTTGGCTTTGTTAGCTACGGTGATTTTCGAGATTCAGCTACGATAGCGGGTGAAATTTTCGCCTTGTATGTCTTAAAAGATTATTATGGCAAGGGTGTAGGACGGCAGCTCATACAGGCTGCTTTTGCTGCCTTGGATGGTTATCAAGAGATTTTATTATGGGTTTTAGAAGATAACAAACGTGCTATCGCTTTTTATGAAAAAATGGGTTTTGTTTTTGACGGTGAGGAAAAGAGCGTTGACCTAGGAAAAGCCGTGAAAGAAAAACGAATGATCTACTTGAGAAATTCTAAGAGTTAG